From one Rhizobium sp. CIAT894 genomic stretch:
- a CDS encoding SOS response-associated peptidase, with protein MMSAKVFDSDASLDERRVIIRRDGGDVEMVELPWGLQPRERDGRRFTVVRAEGRTFPAYRCLIPASEFRHRSHGKHYSFSLADGDWFYFAGIWRPATLDWPEAYAILTIAANNDVEPYHDRQMAVLRRDQRMDWLDLTRPEEEILRPLPTGSFRVSRLRETQAALAF; from the coding sequence ATCATGAGCGCGAAGGTTTTCGATTCCGACGCATCGCTCGACGAACGCCGTGTGATCATAAGGCGTGACGGCGGCGATGTTGAGATGGTGGAGCTGCCGTGGGGCCTTCAGCCTCGCGAGCGCGACGGCCGGCGGTTCACCGTCGTGCGCGCTGAGGGCCGCACCTTCCCCGCCTATCGCTGCCTTATACCGGCTTCCGAATTCCGCCACCGCAGCCACGGCAAGCACTACAGCTTCTCCCTCGCGGACGGCGACTGGTTCTATTTCGCGGGCATCTGGCGGCCGGCAACGCTCGACTGGCCGGAGGCCTATGCGATCCTGACGATCGCGGCCAACAACGACGTCGAGCCCTATCACGACCGGCAGATGGCTGTGCTGCGCCGGGATCAGCGCATGGACTGGCTCGACCTGACCCGCCCGGAAGAGGAGATACTGCGCCCCTTGCCGACGGGGAGTTTCCGTGTGTCGCGGCTGCGTGAAACCCAGGCGGCGCTCGCGTTCTGA
- a CDS encoding GIY-YIG nuclease family protein, protein MPVYFIGEDENGCSPIKVGVAKDIGRRKSDLQTGNPLELKLLGWIMSADDFETERDLHRRLASRRGRGEWFYVEPADVLPFLMEVGQRGFVAKNADAFEITGYDRDAIPEYLGVWEWADLEIDECCPFCGCLCGMHFQEASQMYYCIQCDTLTDFSELSPDDREGPGD, encoded by the coding sequence ATGCCGGTTTACTTCATAGGCGAGGATGAAAACGGGTGCTCGCCGATCAAGGTCGGCGTTGCCAAGGATATTGGCCGGCGAAAGAGCGACCTGCAGACCGGCAATCCGCTCGAACTCAAACTCCTCGGCTGGATCATGTCGGCCGACGATTTCGAGACCGAGCGCGATCTGCATCGTCGCCTCGCATCCCGCCGCGGCCGCGGCGAGTGGTTCTACGTCGAGCCGGCCGACGTCCTGCCTTTCCTAATGGAGGTCGGACAGCGCGGATTCGTCGCGAAGAACGCCGATGCCTTCGAGATCACCGGTTACGACCGCGACGCCATCCCCGAATATCTCGGCGTTTGGGAGTGGGCCGACCTCGAAATCGACGAATGCTGTCCCTTCTGCGGATGCCTATGCGGCATGCATTTTCAGGAGGCCTCTCAGATGTACTACTGCATCCAGTGCGACACGCTTACCGACTTCTCGGAACTGTCCCCGGATGACCGCGAGGGGCCAGGAGACTGA
- a CDS encoding SOS response-associated peptidase yields MCNDYRLKVDVASIIEDFADLKIKIRFGGGTPNIEARDDIKITDVAPIIRTVDGVRGEGDLVQRRWSWPGQNKRPVYNFRSDGREFTSNRCLIVADGFYEFTDPTEKGKKRKDKWLFTKRDEPIFCIAGIWRETKDVGEAFTMLTMEPGPDIASYHDRQIVILERDAWADWLDPSVSAQSLIRPLRAGALQVAQVG; encoded by the coding sequence ATGTGTAATGACTATAGACTGAAGGTGGATGTCGCCTCGATCATAGAGGACTTCGCCGACCTGAAGATCAAGATCCGCTTCGGCGGAGGCACCCCGAACATCGAGGCGCGGGACGACATCAAGATCACGGATGTCGCGCCGATCATCCGCACGGTCGACGGCGTGCGCGGTGAAGGCGACCTGGTCCAGCGCCGGTGGAGCTGGCCGGGTCAGAACAAGCGCCCGGTCTACAATTTCCGCTCGGATGGGCGCGAGTTTACCTCGAACCGCTGCCTGATCGTCGCCGACGGCTTCTACGAGTTCACCGATCCCACCGAGAAGGGAAAGAAGCGGAAGGACAAGTGGCTCTTCACCAAGCGCGACGAGCCGATCTTCTGCATCGCCGGCATCTGGCGCGAGACGAAGGATGTCGGCGAGGCCTTCACCATGCTGACGATGGAGCCCGGGCCTGACATAGCATCGTACCATGACCGGCAGATCGTCATTCTCGAACGCGACGCCTGGGCCGACTGGCTCGATCCGTCGGTGTCAGCGCAGTCGCTGATCCGGCCGCTTCGAGCGGGAGCCTTGCAGGTTGCTCAGGTTGGATAA
- a CDS encoding DUF932 domain-containing protein — protein MNMQVLEARRDAVGGYKVDVSRGAQVSRVSSEWFSRPADERYLSLNELARSVRDRADRSRTRVVESALIHVEANRGDAERLALVLPGMDTPIAPTHWSFGQLASLVGAPAAYLRQLPAPLAAINLQYGLTSNRAEQIKTLETDSGRVELRAVTGPDYGRIYDHELVEAVQRIAGNGTGDTRWKVPGVLDWSTGIYNPRVDITKDTTTLYASDRDVFLFLVDDLNPIEAGRLPDGSPDLYFRGFYCWNSEVGAKTLGMASFYLRAVCQNRNLWGVEDFEEISIRHSKYAANRFAHEAAPALQNFANSSPLPFVNGIKAARERIIAKTDEDRTDFLRRRGFSKAETGKIIDSVLAEEGRPPESIFDFVQGITAVARDKPHQDARLDMEAKAKKLLDRAA, from the coding sequence ATGAACATGCAGGTTCTCGAAGCGCGCCGTGACGCAGTCGGCGGCTATAAGGTCGATGTCAGCCGTGGCGCGCAGGTCAGTCGCGTATCTTCCGAGTGGTTCTCGCGCCCCGCCGACGAGCGCTACCTGTCGCTCAACGAGCTGGCGCGCTCGGTTCGTGACCGCGCCGATCGTAGCCGGACGCGGGTGGTGGAGAGCGCGCTCATCCATGTGGAGGCGAACCGCGGCGATGCCGAGCGACTGGCGCTCGTCTTGCCGGGCATGGATACCCCCATCGCCCCAACCCATTGGAGCTTCGGCCAACTGGCCAGCCTGGTCGGTGCCCCGGCCGCTTATCTACGCCAACTCCCCGCGCCGCTCGCCGCGATCAACCTCCAATATGGCCTGACGTCCAATCGGGCCGAGCAGATCAAGACGCTTGAAACCGACAGCGGGCGGGTCGAACTGCGCGCCGTTACAGGGCCGGATTACGGCCGCATCTATGACCACGAGCTGGTCGAGGCGGTGCAGCGCATCGCCGGCAACGGCACCGGCGACACGCGCTGGAAAGTGCCCGGCGTGCTGGATTGGTCAACTGGCATCTACAATCCGCGCGTAGATATCACCAAGGATACGACGACGCTCTATGCCTCCGACCGCGACGTCTTTCTGTTCCTGGTCGATGACCTGAACCCGATCGAGGCTGGTCGCCTCCCTGACGGCTCACCGGATCTCTATTTCCGCGGGTTCTACTGCTGGAATTCCGAGGTTGGCGCCAAGACGCTCGGCATGGCGAGCTTCTATCTCCGCGCGGTTTGCCAAAATCGCAATTTGTGGGGCGTGGAGGATTTCGAGGAAATCTCCATCCGCCACTCCAAATATGCAGCCAACCGCTTCGCCCACGAAGCCGCTCCTGCCCTACAGAATTTCGCCAATTCCTCCCCGCTCCCTTTCGTCAACGGGATCAAGGCCGCGCGCGAACGGATCATCGCCAAGACCGACGAGGATCGCACCGACTTCCTACGTCGCCGTGGCTTCTCCAAGGCCGAGACCGGCAAGATCATCGACTCGGTGCTGGCCGAAGAAGGCCGCCCGCCGGAGAGCATCTTCGATTTCGTCCAGGGCATCACCGCCGTCGCGCGCGACAAGCCCCATCAGGATGCCCGTCTCGACATGGAGGCAAAGGCGAAGAAGCTGCTCGATCGAGCTGCCTGA
- a CDS encoding ParB/RepB/Spo0J family partition protein translates to MATAIQKIVLSSSRDIPFNKLVLSQSNVRRVKAGVSIDDLAASIARRGLIQSLSVVPVVDAEGQETGMFEVPAGGRRFRALELLVKQKRLAKIAPVPCVVRKRDDEVLAEEVSLVENIDRAPLHPLDQFRAFQDMRVKGKTEEEIAAALFVPVQVVKQRLRLAAASPTLHEVYAEDGMTLDQLMAFTVSDDHARQEQVWEAIKDAWSKEPYQIRRMLTETTVRASDKRAVFVGIEAYEAAGGIVMRDLFQSDDGGWLQDAALLDRLVGEKLKATAETIAAEGWKWIEVAVSFPYDATRGLRELQGDPLDLTTEERATIEALNAEYQKLEAEYEGADELPDEVDQRLGEIETALSAFETRPVRFEADDIARAGVFISIAHDGSIAIDRGYVRPEDEVSEHGTEADGNETEHQPREPGAPAAQRAVITIGGQPVEAEDDEDDAIKPLPERLVIELTAYRTLALRNAVAENPHVAMTALLHKLVSDTFMTRMYTGAMEAGVKHVFFPAQDDGLKDSPSARAVQDRHAAWAGDIPKDDDALWDWLAALDDASRMALLAHCISYGVNALFERPNPHSSGGVSQHTLDMRLAQADRLTKATGLDLVEAGWRPTFGNYLNRVTKPRILQAVREGVGEQAAQLIDHLKKGDMAKEAERLLAETGWLPEPLRLIDDAEALRAGADSNDDDGAALPAFLDGDDDEETTAAAEDEECHLVAAE, encoded by the coding sequence ATGGCTACTGCAATTCAGAAGATCGTCCTGTCGTCTTCGCGCGACATTCCCTTCAATAAGCTGGTGCTCAGCCAGTCCAACGTCCGCCGCGTGAAGGCCGGCGTCTCGATCGACGACCTGGCGGCCTCGATCGCGCGACGCGGCCTGATCCAGAGCCTGAGCGTCGTGCCTGTGGTCGACGCCGAAGGCCAGGAGACCGGCATGTTCGAGGTGCCCGCCGGCGGCCGCCGCTTCCGCGCGCTGGAGCTGCTCGTCAAGCAGAAGCGCCTCGCCAAGATCGCGCCGGTGCCGTGCGTCGTGCGCAAACGCGACGACGAGGTCCTGGCCGAGGAAGTCTCGCTGGTCGAGAACATCGACCGCGCCCCGCTTCATCCGCTGGACCAGTTCCGCGCCTTCCAGGACATGCGGGTGAAGGGCAAGACCGAGGAGGAGATCGCCGCGGCGCTCTTCGTGCCGGTCCAGGTGGTCAAGCAGCGCCTCCGCCTCGCGGCCGCATCGCCCACCTTGCACGAGGTCTATGCCGAGGACGGCATGACGCTCGACCAGCTCATGGCCTTCACCGTCTCCGATGACCATGCCCGCCAGGAGCAGGTCTGGGAGGCGATCAAGGACGCCTGGTCGAAAGAGCCATATCAGATCCGCCGCATGCTCACCGAGACGACGGTGCGCGCCTCTGACAAGCGCGCCGTCTTCGTCGGCATCGAGGCTTATGAGGCCGCCGGCGGCATCGTCATGCGCGACCTGTTCCAGTCCGACGATGGCGGCTGGCTGCAGGATGCGGCGCTGCTCGATCGGCTGGTGGGAGAGAAGCTGAAGGCGACGGCCGAGACGATCGCCGCCGAGGGCTGGAAGTGGATCGAGGTCGCCGTCAGCTTCCCTTATGACGCGACGCGCGGCCTGCGCGAGCTGCAGGGCGATCCGCTCGACCTGACCACCGAGGAACGGGCGACGATCGAGGCGCTCAACGCCGAATACCAGAAGCTCGAGGCCGAATATGAAGGCGCCGACGAGCTGCCCGATGAGGTCGACCAGCGGCTCGGCGAGATCGAGACGGCGCTGTCGGCATTCGAGACCCGTCCGGTCCGCTTCGAGGCCGACGACATCGCCCGCGCGGGCGTGTTCATCAGCATCGCCCATGACGGCAGCATCGCCATCGATCGCGGCTATGTCCGGCCGGAGGACGAAGTTTCCGAACACGGCACCGAAGCCGATGGGAACGAGACCGAGCATCAGCCTCGCGAGCCCGGTGCGCCGGCCGCGCAGCGCGCCGTTATCACGATCGGCGGCCAGCCGGTCGAGGCGGAGGACGACGAGGACGATGCGATCAAGCCGCTTCCCGAGCGCCTGGTCATCGAGCTGACGGCCTATCGCACGCTGGCGCTGCGCAACGCCGTCGCCGAGAACCCGCACGTAGCCATGACCGCGCTGCTCCACAAGCTGGTCTCGGACACCTTCATGACCCGCATGTATACGGGCGCCATGGAGGCCGGCGTGAAGCACGTCTTCTTCCCGGCGCAGGACGATGGGCTGAAGGACAGCCCGTCGGCCCGCGCAGTGCAGGACCGGCACGCGGCCTGGGCGGGCGACATCCCGAAAGACGACGATGCCTTGTGGGACTGGCTCGCGGCTCTCGACGATGCCAGCCGGATGGCGCTGCTGGCGCATTGCATCAGCTACGGCGTCAACGCGCTATTTGAGCGACCGAACCCGCACAGCTCCGGCGGCGTATCGCAGCACACACTCGACATGCGGCTCGCCCAGGCTGACCGCCTGACGAAGGCGACCGGGCTCGACCTGGTGGAGGCCGGCTGGCGCCCGACCTTCGGCAACTACCTCAACCGCGTCACCAAGCCCCGCATCCTGCAGGCGGTTCGCGAGGGCGTCGGCGAACAGGCCGCGCAGCTCATCGATCACCTGAAGAAGGGCGACATGGCCAAGGAGGCCGAGCGGCTGCTCGCCGAGACCGGCTGGCTGCCCGAACCGCTGCGGCTGATCGACGATGCCGAAGCACTCAGGGCGGGCGCGGACAGCAATGACGATGATGGTGCGGCGCTGCCAGCATTCCTCGACGGCGACGACGACGAGGAAACCACAGCCGCTGCCGAAGACGAGGAATGCCACCTCGTCGCGGCTGAATAA